The DNA window TGGCAGGCATGCAGAACGAAACCGGGTTGCTCGTGCTCTGGCTCTGGATCTTGCCCATGGCAGCCACGATCTCCTTGGGTCCCGCGGCATAACCGATCCGCCACCCCGTCATGGAGTAGGCCTTGGAGAGCCCGTTGACGATGATCGTCTGCCCCTTCATGCCCGGGACCTGGGCGATGCTGAAGAACTTGAATCCGTCGTAGACCTCCTTCTCGTAGATCTCGTCACTGATGACCAGGATGTTCTTCCCGCGGACCACTTCGGCGATCTCCTCGAGACGGGCACGCGGAATGGCGGCTCCGGTGGGGTTGCACGGGCTGTTGATCACCAGGGCCTTCGTCCTGGGGGTTATGGCCTTTTTCAGGTCTTCGACGGTGGGAACGAATTCGTTGGCCTCGGTGGTCTCGAGGATCACCGGGGTGGCGCTCGCCAGGATCACCTGGTCGGGATAGGACACCCAGTAGGGGGACGGGATGATGACTTCATCGCCTTCCTGCACCAGCGCCTGGAAAATATTGTACAGGGTGTGTTTGGCGCCGCACGAAATGATGATCTCGTCGCGGGCGTACTCGAGTCCCTGGTCCCTCTTGAGCTTGCCGATGACAGCGTCCTTCGCTTCCAGGGTTCCCGGAACAGGAGTGTACTTGGTCATGCCCTCGTTAAGGGCCTTGATGGCAGCCTGTTTGATATTGTCCGGCGTGTCGAAATCCGGTTCGCCGGCTCCGAACCCGACCACGTCCAGACCATCGGCTTTCATCTGCTTGGCTTTCGCCGTGATGGCCAGCGTGGGTGACGGCTTGATCCCTTTGACTCGGTTGGCTAGATCCATTTCGCTCCCCCCTTGACGGGTAATGGGCCGATCAAACGGCCAGTGTTTTAATGAATTTTCGTGTGTGCGTGCGAGCGTAGGGGGTGATTGCGTAAGACCCAGCACCAACACGCGCGTACCGTCTCTCTATTTCAGTTATTTATACACTTATGCGCATTCTTCGTACGCACCAGATATTTTTTCTGGTTCTACGCTTCCACGCACATACGCTTTACGCGCACACGTAGCTTTTCAACCCCATCTCGCCTGTATCGA is part of the bacterium genome and encodes:
- a CDS encoding pyridoxal phosphate-dependent aminotransferase yields the protein MDLANRVKGIKPSPTLAITAKAKQMKADGLDVVGFGAGEPDFDTPDNIKQAAIKALNEGMTKYTPVPGTLEAKDAVIGKLKRDQGLEYARDEIIISCGAKHTLYNIFQALVQEGDEVIIPSPYWVSYPDQVILASATPVILETTEANEFVPTVEDLKKAITPRTKALVINSPCNPTGAAIPRARLEEIAEVVRGKNILVISDEIYEKEVYDGFKFFSIAQVPGMKGQTIIVNGLSKAYSMTGWRIGYAAGPKEIVAAMGKIQSQSTSNPVSFCMPATEEALKGPQDFVAMMVGEFDKRRRYIVERLNAMNGVSCFTPKGAFYVFPNFSELYGRSFKGKRIENSTDFADYLLGEAKVAVVPGIAFGADDFARLSYATSMKNIEKGLDRIEAAIADLD